A section of the Thermodesulfobacteriota bacterium genome encodes:
- the katG gene encoding catalase/peroxidase HPI: MAPESKAPFVHPAGSGKSNREWWPDQLNLKVLHQNSPLTDPMGKGFNYAEEFKSLDLGAVKKDLQAMMTESQDWWPADFGHYGPLLIRMAWHSAGTYRTGDGRGGAGAGQQRFAPINSWPDNANLDKARRLLWPIKQKYGRKISWADLMILAGNVALESMGFKTFGFGGGREDVWEPEEDVYWGSETGWLEDKRYSGERDLENPLAAVQMGLIYVNPEGPNGNPDPVAAVKDIRDTFGRMAMNDEETVALIAGGHTFGKTHGAGPASHVGPEPEAAGLEEQGLGWKCSFGAGKGGDTITSGLEVTWTNTPTQWSNNFFRILFEYEWELTKSPAGAHQWKAKGGAGAGTIPDAHDPSRRHDPTMLTTDLSLRMDPVYEKISRRFYENPDRFADAFARAWFKLTHRDMGPRARYLGPEVPAEALIWQDPIPAVDHKLIDAKDIASLKRKILASKLPVSRLVSAAWAAASTFRGSDKRGGANGARIRLAPQKDWEVNQPADLAKVIKTLEGIQDGFNGAAADGKKVSLADLIVLAGCAGVEQAAKKAGHRVKVPFTPGRMDASQEQTDVDSFGVLEPIADGFRNYLKRKYTVSDEALLVDKAQLLTLTAPEMTVLVGGMRALDANFGQSPRGVFTKRPGTLTNDFFVNLLDMDTEWKPVSDAKDVFEGRDRKTGELKWTGTRVDLVFGSNSQLRALAEVYGSSDAQAKFVQDFVSAWTKVMNLDRFDLA, encoded by the coding sequence ATGGCACCTGAAAGCAAGGCCCCGTTCGTACATCCTGCCGGCAGCGGCAAGTCGAACCGGGAGTGGTGGCCCGATCAGCTCAACCTGAAGGTCCTGCACCAGAACTCTCCCCTGACCGATCCCATGGGCAAGGGCTTCAACTATGCCGAAGAGTTCAAGAGTCTCGACCTGGGCGCCGTGAAGAAGGACCTCCAGGCGATGATGACCGAATCGCAGGACTGGTGGCCGGCGGACTTCGGGCACTACGGACCGTTGCTCATCCGGATGGCGTGGCACAGCGCCGGGACCTACCGCACCGGCGACGGCCGCGGCGGCGCCGGAGCGGGACAGCAGCGCTTCGCGCCCATCAACAGTTGGCCCGACAACGCGAACCTCGACAAGGCGCGCCGGTTGCTTTGGCCGATCAAGCAGAAATACGGCCGGAAAATCTCCTGGGCCGACCTCATGATCTTAGCGGGAAACGTCGCCCTCGAATCGATGGGGTTCAAGACGTTCGGCTTCGGCGGCGGGCGGGAGGATGTCTGGGAGCCGGAAGAGGACGTTTACTGGGGCTCCGAGACCGGCTGGCTGGAGGACAAACGCTACTCCGGCGAACGGGACCTGGAAAATCCGCTGGCGGCCGTGCAGATGGGGCTGATCTACGTCAATCCGGAAGGCCCGAACGGCAACCCGGATCCGGTCGCGGCGGTCAAGGATATCCGCGACACGTTCGGCCGCATGGCGATGAACGACGAGGAGACCGTCGCGCTGATCGCCGGCGGCCACACCTTCGGAAAAACCCACGGCGCCGGCCCCGCCTCCCATGTGGGCCCGGAGCCCGAAGCGGCCGGCCTCGAGGAGCAGGGGCTGGGCTGGAAGTGCAGCTTCGGCGCCGGCAAAGGGGGAGACACGATCACCAGCGGCCTGGAGGTCACCTGGACCAACACGCCCACGCAGTGGAGCAACAACTTCTTCCGGATCCTGTTCGAATACGAATGGGAGCTGACGAAGAGCCCGGCCGGGGCGCACCAGTGGAAGGCGAAGGGCGGCGCGGGCGCCGGCACGATCCCGGATGCCCACGACCCGTCCAGGCGTCACGATCCGACCATGCTGACCACGGACCTCTCCCTGCGGATGGACCCCGTCTACGAAAAGATCTCCCGGCGCTTCTACGAGAATCCGGACCGGTTCGCAGACGCGTTCGCCCGGGCGTGGTTCAAGCTGACGCACCGCGACATGGGGCCGCGCGCGCGCTATCTCGGCCCTGAGGTTCCCGCCGAAGCGCTCATCTGGCAGGATCCCATCCCCGCGGTCGATCACAAGCTGATCGACGCGAAGGACATCGCCTCCCTCAAGCGGAAGATCCTCGCTTCGAAGCTGCCCGTTTCCCGGCTGGTGTCGGCCGCCTGGGCGGCGGCGTCCACCTTCCGCGGCTCCGACAAGCGCGGCGGCGCGAACGGCGCGCGCATCCGGCTCGCGCCCCAGAAAGATTGGGAAGTCAACCAGCCGGCCGATCTGGCGAAAGTGATCAAGACCCTCGAAGGGATACAGGACGGGTTCAACGGCGCAGCCGCCGACGGCAAGAAGGTCTCGCTGGCAGACCTGATCGTTCTGGCGGGCTGCGCAGGCGTCGAGCAGGCCGCGAAGAAGGCCGGCCATCGCGTAAAGGTCCCCTTCACGCCGGGACGCATGGACGCCTCGCAGGAGCAGACCGACGTGGATTCCTTCGGCGTGCTCGAGCCGATCGCCGACGGCTTCCGCAATTACCTCAAGCGAAAGTACACCGTATCGGACGAGGCTCTGCTGGTCGACAAGGCGCAACTGCTGACGCTGACCGCGCCCGAAATGACGGTGCTCGTCGGCGGCATGCGCGCCCTGGACGCCAACTTCGGGCAGTCCCCGCGCGGGGTCTTCACCAAGCGGCCGGGGACGCTGACCAACGACTTCTTCGTGAACCTGCTCGACATGGACACGGAATGGAAGCCGGTATCCGACGCCAAGGACGTGTTCGAGGGGCGCGACCGGAAAACGGGCGAGCTCAAGTGGACCGGAACGCGCGTCGATCTCGTCTTCGGGTCGAACTCCCAGCTCCGGGCGCTGGCGGAAGTCTATGGAAGCTCGGACGCGCAGGCGAAGTTCGTCCAGGACTTCGTCTCGGCCTGGACGAAGGTGATGAACCTGGATCGCTTCGACCTTGCGTAA
- a CDS encoding histidine kinase dimerization/phosphoacceptor domain -containing protein — protein sequence MIHILLRLTGGRSSHAPAELRDRREACGSSAFRGLQLGEQGDFEQAFLYEDLARDLSAKYPDTFGAPRGMNGIDWCNMHSRSHPAQIVDYCLKSIRSGKDSGDLCNAGLSYGPLMWNLQVQGADLQAIEEAAKECLQFSHRHNLSFSVGLAEAMQAGWIAPMKRGYSPVPMEEKLKAWERDSHVASVGSYFVHMALSHYYFGEHGQARDCLNSVRKYLTGLADNVLKRQWHVFLVLNALKLFERRAGHGSREELLAEIEPLIRKIETWASPGPLLKPYLAFIHAERERVLGGFREARSLYLDAVHAAHEQNYTLLEGHLHQCLGELLLGAGRCGERIHFAEAARLYRKCRAERKEYLLHEKYAECFVEEPEASAVEGMEIPAFRTLPNLDVDYLMKSSMAISVEIEQESLLRKAMDVVLECSGAQHGYLLIEEDGNLTIRAESHIAEKQSCRALGKTLEEAPDICRATARHVYRTGERVVFDDARKQCALRSGCDCRCPHPGSLLCLPVIKQSKKIGILFLENRLTDSVFTEEKIRMTRFLASQAAISLENARLVDEMKKAEELIRKSLREKEVLLKEIHHRVKNNLQIIQSMLSLQLPYIRDAQAVGLFKESQNRIYTMALIHEKLYRSESLANIDFKEYVGSLVDNLFLSYGAGGRAIRAAIDVENVSLEINKIIPCALIINELVSNSLKHAFPMPSACPGDKCEIRIVLRQPSEDRYVLTVGDNGVGLPEDFDLQRSESLGLKLITVLAKQLRGAVEIGKGLGTEFTITFGAKKPEGTRRHV from the coding sequence GTGATACATATCCTTCTGAGGCTCACCGGCGGTAGGAGTTCGCATGCGCCTGCTGAATTACGAGATCGGCGAGAAGCTTGCGGAAGCTCCGCATTCCGCGGGCTCCAGCTCGGCGAACAGGGCGATTTCGAGCAGGCGTTCCTTTACGAGGACCTTGCCCGCGACCTGTCGGCGAAATATCCGGACACCTTCGGCGCCCCCCGCGGGATGAACGGGATCGACTGGTGCAACATGCATTCGAGGAGCCATCCCGCGCAGATCGTCGATTACTGCCTCAAGTCCATCCGCAGCGGAAAGGACTCCGGCGACCTGTGCAACGCCGGCCTTTCGTACGGCCCGCTTATGTGGAACCTCCAGGTCCAGGGAGCCGACCTGCAGGCGATCGAGGAGGCCGCGAAGGAGTGTCTCCAGTTCTCCCACCGCCACAACCTGTCCTTTTCCGTGGGTCTTGCCGAAGCGATGCAGGCGGGATGGATCGCTCCGATGAAAAGGGGCTATTCACCCGTGCCCATGGAAGAAAAACTCAAGGCATGGGAGCGGGACAGCCACGTCGCTTCGGTGGGGAGCTATTTCGTCCACATGGCCTTGTCCCACTACTATTTCGGCGAGCACGGACAGGCCAGGGATTGCCTGAACAGCGTGCGGAAATACCTGACGGGGCTTGCCGACAACGTCCTGAAAAGGCAGTGGCATGTCTTCCTCGTCCTGAACGCCCTCAAGCTGTTCGAGCGAAGGGCGGGCCACGGCAGCAGGGAAGAGCTGCTGGCGGAAATCGAGCCGCTCATCCGGAAGATCGAGACCTGGGCGTCTCCGGGGCCCTTGCTCAAGCCCTACCTGGCCTTCATTCATGCCGAGCGGGAAAGGGTGCTCGGCGGATTCCGGGAGGCCCGCAGCCTTTACCTCGACGCCGTCCATGCCGCGCACGAACAGAATTACACCCTGCTGGAGGGACATCTGCACCAGTGCCTGGGAGAGCTGCTCCTGGGCGCCGGCCGGTGCGGCGAACGCATCCATTTCGCCGAGGCGGCGCGGCTGTACAGGAAATGCCGCGCGGAGCGAAAGGAATACCTCCTGCACGAAAAGTACGCGGAGTGCTTCGTGGAAGAGCCGGAAGCTTCCGCCGTGGAGGGGATGGAGATCCCGGCGTTCCGGACGCTGCCCAACCTCGATGTCGATTACCTGATGAAATCGTCCATGGCCATTTCCGTCGAGATCGAACAGGAATCGCTGCTGCGCAAGGCCATGGACGTGGTCCTGGAGTGTTCGGGCGCCCAGCACGGGTATCTGCTGATCGAGGAAGACGGCAACCTGACGATCCGCGCCGAAAGCCATATCGCGGAAAAGCAGTCCTGCCGCGCCTTGGGGAAGACGCTGGAGGAGGCGCCGGACATCTGCAGGGCGACCGCCCGCCACGTTTATCGCACCGGGGAGCGGGTCGTATTCGACGATGCGCGCAAGCAGTGCGCGTTGAGAAGCGGCTGCGATTGCCGATGCCCCCACCCGGGCTCCCTGTTGTGTCTTCCCGTCATCAAGCAATCGAAGAAGATCGGCATCCTGTTCCTCGAGAATCGCCTGACCGATTCCGTTTTCACGGAAGAAAAAATCCGGATGACCCGGTTCCTCGCGTCCCAGGCGGCGATCTCCCTGGAGAATGCCAGGCTGGTCGACGAGATGAAGAAGGCCGAGGAGCTGATCCGGAAGTCGCTCAGGGAAAAGGAAGTGCTGCTCAAGGAAATCCATCACCGCGTGAAAAACAATCTCCAGATCATCCAGAGCATGCTCAGCCTGCAGTTGCCCTACATCAGGGACGCGCAGGCCGTCGGACTGTTCAAGGAGAGCCAGAACCGCATCTACACGATGGCGCTGATCCACGAAAAGCTGTATCGGTCCGAGTCGCTGGCCAATATCGACTTCAAGGAATACGTGGGCAGCCTGGTCGACAACCTGTTCCTGTCGTACGGCGCCGGCGGGCGGGCCATCCGGGCGGCCATCGACGTCGAAAACGTATCTCTGGAGATCAACAAGATCATTCCCTGCGCCCTCATCATCAACGAGCTCGTTTCCAATTCGCTGAAACACGCCTTCCCGATGCCGTCGGCCTGCCCGGGCGATAAGTGCGAGATCCGCATCGTACTGCGCCAACCGTCGGAAGACCGATATGTCCTGACCGTCGGCGACAACGGCGTCGGGCTGCCGGAGGATTTCGATCTCCAGCGCAGCGAATCGTTGGGGCTGAAACTGATCACCGTCCTGGCGAAGCAGCTTCGAGGCGCCGTCGAAATCGGCAAGGGGCTCGGGACGGAGTTCACGATAACCTTCGGCGCGAAAAAACCGGAAGGGACCCGGCGCCATGTCTGA
- a CDS encoding Fur family transcriptional regulator, with the protein MSEKQGGKCDAERILREHGARITPQRVSILRAVENSGNHPDADAVYRQVSREHPHISRDTVYRTLSMMEEKGIIGSVLSVGNSKRYDPNTARHHHLVCVRCRKIKDFSSEKFDRLDPPAGKVSGFQVLRTTVQVEGVCEDCRKRKKA; encoded by the coding sequence ATGTCCGAGAAACAGGGCGGCAAATGCGACGCGGAGCGGATCCTTCGCGAACACGGGGCGAGGATCACGCCGCAGAGGGTATCGATTCTCCGGGCCGTGGAGAACTCCGGGAACCATCCCGACGCCGATGCCGTCTACCGGCAGGTTTCCAGGGAGCATCCGCATATCTCTCGGGATACGGTCTACCGGACCCTTTCCATGATGGAGGAAAAGGGGATCATCGGATCGGTCCTGTCCGTCGGGAACTCGAAAAGGTACGACCCGAACACCGCGAGGCATCACCACCTGGTCTGCGTCCGGTGCAGGAAGATTAAGGATTTTTCCTCGGAGAAGTTCGACCGCCTGGATCCTCCGGCCGGCAAGGTGTCCGGGTTCCAGGTGCTGCGGACGACCGTGCAGGTCGAAGGAGTCTGCGAAGATTGCCGGAAACGAAAGAAAGCGTAG